Proteins encoded within one genomic window of Ignavibacteria bacterium:
- a CDS encoding dCTP deaminase: protein MILSDSKILKELKCKTIVIEPFNKDCLGANSYDVHLGKYLALYDDEILDARKHNRVHHFAIPRDGYILVPSKLYLGVTEEYTESHKHVPFLEGKSSVGRLGIDIHATAGKGDVGFCNTWTLEISVKQPVKIYAGMPIGQLIFFEVSGEILTPYSKKKSAKYNKRTTKPIESMMWKNFITER from the coding sequence ATGATACTCTCTGATTCCAAAATCCTCAAAGAACTGAAATGTAAAACAATTGTCATCGAACCGTTTAATAAAGATTGTCTTGGCGCCAACAGTTACGATGTTCATCTTGGAAAATATCTTGCGTTATATGATGACGAAATTCTTGATGCACGAAAACATAACCGTGTTCATCATTTTGCAATTCCCCGCGATGGTTACATTCTTGTTCCTAGTAAATTATATCTTGGCGTTACAGAAGAGTACACCGAGTCGCATAAACACGTTCCGTTTCTCGAAGGAAAAAGCAGCGTTGGAAGATTAGGAATTGATATTCATGCAACAGCGGGAAAAGGGGATGTTGGTTTTTGTAATACGTGGACGCTCGAAATTTCTGTGAAGCAACCTGTAAAGATTTATGCGGGAATGCCGATTGGTCAATTGATTTTCTTTGAAGTGAGCGGGGAAATTTTAACGCCGTATTCAAAAAAGAAATCAGCGAAGTACAACAAACGTACAACGAAACCGATAGAATCAATGATGTGGAAAAATTTTATTACTGAACGTTGA
- a CDS encoding GxxExxY protein, whose product MSELIYKDESYQIVGVCMEVHRQLGKGFLEIVYKDAIEYEFQKRNIPFEREKEFLIHYKEITLPHKFFADFVAFDKIILEVKCGSGIAEEHISQTLNYLAVSKLKLGLIVNFGKESLETKRIVL is encoded by the coding sequence ATGAGTGAATTGATTTACAAAGACGAATCGTATCAAATTGTCGGCGTTTGTATGGAAGTTCATCGACAACTCGGTAAAGGATTTTTAGAAATTGTTTACAAAGATGCGATTGAATATGAATTTCAAAAGAGAAATATTCCGTTTGAACGAGAGAAGGAATTTTTGATACACTACAAAGAAATAACGCTTCCTCATAAATTCTTTGCAGACTTTGTTGCATTCGATAAAATAATTTTAGAAGTGAAATGTGGGAGCGGAATTGCGGAAGAACATATTTCGCAAACGTTGAATTATCTTGCTGTATCGAAACTCAAATTAGGTTTGATTGTAAATTTTGGAAAAGAGTCATTAGAGACAAAAAGAATCGTTTTATAA